In Pseudomonas lalkuanensis, the following are encoded in one genomic region:
- a CDS encoding MerR family transcriptional regulator, whose translation MSITYSISDLARELDVTTRAIRFYEEQGMLSPERKGQERIYSPKDLVALKLILRGKRIGFSLAECKELIDLYDPSSGNRKQLETFMGKIAARRAQLEQQLLDIRQMQLELDTAEERCLAALAETERKQGVNA comes from the coding sequence ATGTCCATCACCTACAGCATTTCCGACCTGGCCCGCGAACTGGACGTCACCACCCGCGCCATCCGCTTCTACGAGGAGCAGGGCATGCTCAGCCCCGAGCGCAAGGGCCAGGAACGCATCTACAGCCCGAAGGACCTGGTGGCGCTGAAGCTCATCCTGCGCGGCAAGCGCATCGGCTTCTCGCTGGCCGAATGCAAGGAGCTGATCGACCTCTACGACCCCAGCAGCGGCAATCGCAAGCAGCTGGAAACCTTCATGGGCAAGATCGCCGCGCGCCGCGCGCAGCTTGAACAGCAGTTGCTGGATATCCGGCAGATGCAACTGGAACTGGATACGGCCGAGGAACGCTGCCTGGCGGCTCTGGCCGAAACCGAACGCAAACAGGGCGTCAACGCCTGA
- a CDS encoding isovaleryl-CoA dehydrogenase: MSYPTLNFGLGETIDMLRDSVYQFAQAELAPRAAQIDRDNEFPMDMWRKFGDMGLLGMTVEEEYGGTNMGYLAHVVAMEEISRASASVGLSYGAHSNLCLNQIRKNGTHEQKLKYLPKLCSGEHVGALAMSEPNAGSDVVSMKLRAEKKGDRYVLNGNKMWITNGPDANTYVIYAKTDVNAGSRGMTAFIVERDYKGFSRHQKLDKLGMRGSNTCELVFEDVEVPEENILGAEGRGVAVLMSGLDYERTVLSGGPTGIMSACMDVVLPYVHERQQFKQSIGEFQLVQGKLADMYAGMNASKSYLYNVAKACDRGEESRKDAAAVILYTAEMATRMALDTIQLLGGNGYTNEYPAGRLLRDAKLYEIGAGTSEIRRMLIGRELYNETR; encoded by the coding sequence ATGAGCTATCCCACCCTCAACTTCGGTCTCGGCGAGACCATCGACATGCTGCGCGACTCCGTCTACCAGTTCGCCCAAGCCGAACTGGCTCCGCGTGCCGCCCAGATCGACCGCGATAACGAGTTCCCCATGGACATGTGGCGCAAGTTCGGCGACATGGGCCTGCTGGGCATGACCGTGGAAGAGGAGTACGGCGGCACCAACATGGGCTACCTGGCTCACGTGGTGGCCATGGAAGAGATCAGCCGCGCGTCCGCCTCGGTCGGCCTGTCCTATGGCGCCCACTCCAACCTGTGCCTCAACCAGATCCGCAAGAACGGCACCCACGAGCAGAAGCTCAAGTACCTGCCCAAGCTGTGCTCCGGCGAACACGTCGGCGCGCTGGCCATGAGCGAGCCCAATGCCGGCTCGGACGTGGTGTCGATGAAGCTGCGCGCCGAAAAGAAAGGCGACCGCTACGTACTCAACGGCAACAAGATGTGGATCACCAATGGCCCGGACGCCAACACCTACGTGATCTACGCCAAGACTGACGTCAACGCCGGCTCGCGCGGTATGACTGCCTTCATCGTCGAGCGCGACTACAAGGGCTTCTCCCGCCACCAGAAGCTGGACAAGCTGGGTATGCGCGGTTCCAACACTTGCGAGCTGGTGTTCGAAGACGTCGAAGTGCCGGAAGAGAACATCCTCGGTGCGGAAGGCCGTGGCGTGGCCGTGCTGATGAGCGGCCTGGATTACGAGCGCACCGTGCTCTCGGGCGGCCCGACCGGGATCATGAGCGCGTGCATGGACGTAGTGCTGCCCTACGTGCACGAGCGCCAGCAGTTCAAGCAGTCCATCGGCGAGTTCCAGCTGGTGCAAGGCAAGCTGGCCGACATGTACGCCGGCATGAACGCCTCCAAGTCCTACCTGTACAACGTGGCCAAGGCCTGCGACCGCGGCGAGGAATCGCGCAAGGATGCTGCCGCGGTGATCCTCTACACCGCAGAAATGGCCACCAGGATGGCCCTGGACACCATCCAGCTGCTGGGTGGCAACGGCTACACCAACGAGTACCCGGCCGGCCGCCTGCTGCGCGACGCCAAGCTCTACGAGATCGGCGCCGGCACCAGCGAAATCCGCCGCATGCTGATCGGCCGCGAGCTGTACAACGAAACCCGCTGA